The region TCTCTTTAACACCGACAGCGATGTCTGGAGATTGTTGGCCAACTGCAACCGTCACTGCACAAGTTTTGTAGTCAAAACCTTTGTCAGAGTGGTCATAACCAATACGTTTAACAACATCACGAGCGATTTCTGAAAAGTTCACTTTTGCAGAAGTCGTGATTTCACCAGCAACAACGATTAAACCTGTCGTTAGCAAAGTCTCACAGGCAACGCGACCTTTAGGGTCTTGAGCCAAGATAGCGTCCAGAACGCCATCGGAGATTTGATCGGCCATTTTATCCGGATGACCTTCAGAAACAGATTCACTCGTAAAAAGATAGTTTTTCACTTCTTATTTTTCCTTATCGAGAGGATTGCCACACCCTAACCGGGGCAGAGTGCAACTAGGTTTGATTGAAGACATTTTAAGTCAGAATCGGAACCTATCAAACTCGTATTTGGGGGTCAACCAATTGCCGGAACCTTCTTAAGGAAAAGACTGATACGCATTCCTCTCGCCCCTGCCCAAAGTGCACGTTAAGGCTTCGGCGATCTCCCATGGTTGCAACGCTCTGAGGATCATGAGCACTACCTGAGGTTTTGATGAGGTCATGAAACGACAAAAGGTGGTATTAACCACCTTTTGTTAAACGAATATCTATTTAAAATGATCTATGCGGCTTTACGCACGCGCATCAACTGATTCAGGCGCCCTTCCTTTGAAAGCTCGGGCTTTTTATGATCTTTGACCATTTTGGCAACTTTCAAGAATTGCTTTTCAAGCTTATCCACGCATGAGTCCACTGCTCCGTACGCGTCCACACCGAAAGCTGAAGCTTTGAAATACTTCTCGCGGGTGTTTACTGAAATTTCCACGCAAAACTCATTTTTGGTTTTACTAAAGTAAACAGTCCCGTAACCATCCCTTAGCAGAAATTGACCGATCTCGTCCATGCGCTGCTCTGTGTATGTAACAAGTGAATCGGAGTGATCAAGATGCTTAAAGGTTGTGTTCAATTTCATTTTCTCTCCTCCAGCCCCTTTCAAGGCCTTTAGTTTACGGGTGTGTTTCCCAAGAGCGCTGCTAGCGCTCTTACTTAGCTTATCGGGTCCGCTGGACCAAAGATGAGCTCTATATTGAGACCCGGAGAGAATAATTTGCGGTTAATTCAAATTCTCGTTTTGAGAAAAATAATTTTCACGGTTTATGCTGGAGCGCCGTCTTCGGATGCGATCATTTTCTTATAAAAAGTTAATAGCTTCTTGGCACCTGGTAAAAGATTCGCCGCCCAGTCATTGTGAGCGTTGTGATCAGCTCCATCCGTGATGTACTTCAGAGAGATTAATTGCACACCCATTTTGCGGCAAACCTTGGCGATTGCATATCCTTCCATATCTACAAGGTCACAAGGTAACCTAGGAGTTCCTGTCTCGAAATTATCACCCGTACTGCACACACCATGGGGAAGTTCTGAAAAATAAGGGATCAAATCGATCACGCCAGGAATCGGATCAAAGGGAGTCTCCCCCACTTTGAATCCCAATGGCGTGATATCCATGTCTCTTTGGACAAAAGAAGAAACCTCAACAAGATCATGAGTTTTAAATTTCGAACTGCCTGCTGTGCCCAGATTAATGATTACCTTGCATTTGGTCTTATGAATCACATCCATCGCCGTCAAAGCCGCGTTCACTTTACCTATTCCGGTATAATGAACTGGAATGTTTTCGCCTTCGAAAACACCTTGGGATTCATGTGGAAGAGCCATCAACACAGCAACGTCTTTAATATTGAACAAGGGAATAAACCTCTTTGCCGTTAAATTTCATTTGATTCAAGAAAGTGAGGTTCACAAGAACCGCCACCGACTGCACGGTATAACCAGCAAGGGTGCTCAAATCAATAGCCGCTTGCAAAGTTCCACCTGTCGCCAAAACGTCATCGACGATCATGATGTTGCCACCACCCACTGGAAGCTCAATTTCCGCAGTTCCATATTCAAGTGCATAAGAAATCTTTTTTGTCGGAGGAGGCAGCTTACCTGCCTTACGAATCGGCAAAAAGCCTTTCCCATGAATGGCCGCCATGTGCGAAGCCAAAATGAATCCCCGAGACTCGATGCCTGCGAAATATTGAATCTTAGAAAGATCCACACCATTCACCAAGTTTTTAGAAACAAAATTAAGAGCCTCAGGACTTTGCAAAAGTGGAGACATATCACGAAAAAGAATCCCCTCTTTAGGGAAGTTCGGAACATCTCGAATCAGCTTCTTCAAATCCATGGCACTCTCCTTCTCAAACGGAGCCAAAATAAAACCACTGGCCCAACAACTCAATGAAAATTGTTATTTCACGCGAAAAGAATGATCCAAGTCACCAGGCGCAGACCTATAATACAGCCTCGAAACCGAGTTCCACAGCCAAATCTGCCAAGCTGAACAGCGATAAAACAAACATCGAGCCCCTTAAAAACACGAAGTCCCCGCACGTTTCCGAGCGAGGACTGAAATGTTTCCGGGTTTCTAGAAGTATTTCTTCCTTTGGGAAGAAGGAAGTATTTTGAGGACGTCGCGATATTTTGCAACTGTACGACGAGCGATTTGAATGCCGTCGGTTTTTAGCAAATCCACGATCTTTTGGTCAGACAAAGGATTTTTAGGATCTTCTTTCGCAACCAAATCTTTGATTTTTACTTTGACCGATTCACTAGCTAACGAATCCCCATCACCAGAAGCAATACCGGAATTGAAGAAGTATTTCAGCTCGTAAATACCTTGTGGCGTATGAACGTACTTGGCCGTCGTCACACGACTCACCGTGGATTCATGCATCCCGATGTCATTCGCGATATCGCGTAAAACCATCGGTTTCAAGTGCTCAGAACCCTTTTCAAAGAAGTCGCGTTGATGTTTTACGATCGACTCGGCCACTTTATAGATGGTTCTTTGTCTTTGATGGATGGATTTAATCAACCAAACAGCAGAGCGAAGTTTCTCTTGAATATAATCCTGAGTTTTATCGCCGGTTGTTTTTCCACTCTTAAGCATGTTTTTATAGAAATTAGAAATTTTCAAACGTGGCAAACCGTCTTCATTCAAAGACACCACGTAATCATCGCCGACTTTGTACACGTAAACGTCTGGCGTGACATAGTGAGTTTCACTAGAAACGAAAGCACGTCCCGGTTTTGGGTCCATGGCATAGATGATCTTACACATATCAACTACATCTTCGATATCACGACCCAAGGCCTTTGCGATCGCTTCGTAGTTTTTCTTTTCCAGATCTTTCAAGTGATTATTGATCAAGTTCACCAAATCATGAGTGTCTTCTTCCAAGTGTTTCGCTTGAATCAATAGGCACTCTTTAAGATCACGCGCACCCACACCTGGCGGGTCGAACTCGTGAATCAACGTCAAAGTATCTTCCAAAAGATCTTTGTCGATTTTTTCTTCTTCAGCCAATTGTTCCATTGGCACTTTGAAGTAGCCATCATCGTCAATCGCACCGATGATCGCATCGGCAGCTCTTTCCTCTTCCTCAGAGAAACCATTCATCTTCACTTGCCAGTATAAGTGGTCATGTAAAGTTTGAGAGGCCGTGATGACATTTTCATAGTTCATGATCTCTTCAGAACCAGACATGCCGGACTGAGGAGGTTTTTGATTCTGCTCAATATAGGATTCCCACTCGAACTCATCTTGTTTTTGTGGGTCTTGAGATATTTGATCGTTCGTGGATTCAGCGGAACCTTCGCCCGCAACTTCGTCGGACGCTTCTTTCGTACGTTGCAGATCTTCTTCTTTAAGTTGTTCTGCTTCTTCTAGAATAGGGTTTTCTTCAAGCTCTGAACGAACCGCAGACTCCAGCTCCATACGTGACATCTGCAACAATTTGATTGCTTGTTGCAGTTGCGGCGTGATGACCAGAGATTGACTCAGGTTCATGGTCTGTCGAAGAGCCATTGTTTACCTTTCTAAAAACGCACTAGCGTTAAAGCCTAAAATTTTCACCGAGATAGAATTTACGGGCAATTTCAGAATTCGTGATTTCATCAGCACTTCCGCTAACCTGAATCTGCCCGTCCTTCAGTATATAAGCATAGTCGCAAATGCCCAAAGTCTCACGAACGTTGTGATCTGTTATGAGAACTCCTATACCTTTGGCCTTAAGTTCGCGGATGATATTCTGTATATCACCGACCGCAATGGGATCAATCCCCGCGAAGGGCTCATCCAGTAAAAGGAATTTCGGTTCACCAGCAAGAGCGCGAGCGATTTCAACACGACGTCTCTCACCACCCGACAAGGCATAACCATAGCTGTCACGGATATGACCAATACGAAGCTCTGAAATCAAAAGCTCCAACCGTTCAGCTCGCTGAGCTCCGCTGAATCCATGGGCCTCCAAAGCAACGGTGATGTTCTCGGCAACTGTCAGTTTACGGAAGATACTTGGCTCTTGCGCCAAGTAACTTAAACCGACGCGGGCCCTCTTATACATAGGTTCTTTGGTGATATCGTCTTCATCCAGACGGATGGAGCCACGGTCCGGTTGAACGATGCCAACCACCATATAAAACGATGTTGTTTTACCGGCTCCGTTTGGTCCCAACAAGCCAACAACTTGACCTGATTCCACAGAAAATGAGGCACCATCAACGACTTTACGTTTTTTGAAACTTTTTGAAATGTCTTTGATGGTCAAAATACTCATTTATTTTCCTTGTTATCCATCTTGGCACGTACTCTCTCAACCTTAACCTTTTTTCCGCCTTCGAGAAAGATGATTTCCTCACCACTCAGCTCGTCATTGTTTTGAATTACCTTGGGGCGGCCTTTGAAAACGTATTTATTTGCAAGAAGGTCCAGATTGACAACATCAGCCGTGGCAAATTTGTCAGCATCGCTGACTTTAACGCCACCCAAAATGCTGATACTGCTAAGAAGATTTGTACCACGATCATACAGGAAACTCGCTTCAGGACCCTCCAACCGCATTCCATCATAATTCATGCGCACTGTCCCTAGGAAGCGTGCCATATTGCTTTTGCCACTGAACTCAGCACCATCAGCCACCACATCGAAACGTTTGCCATCATTCATAGCTTTGGTTGCAGACACTTTTTCCCGAATAAGCATTTTGGATTGATCAACCAACACCTGCATGCTGCGGCCCTTTACGATTAAGCCGCCGCCAGTTTTATCACGAGGTCCTTCCATATAAACCTCTTCGGGACTTAAGATCTCTCGCTTCGTAGCAGCATATGAAATCGTGGGAGTTTTAAATACATATCCATTTTCAGAACGCGTGATGACATTGCCCTTAATGCTAAGGTCCTTGGAGTTTGCGTCGATGACACCTTCATCACCCGTTGCCGTAAATTCCACTTTTTCTTTGTTATAAAAAAACACGCGAACTTTTTTAAGCTTCCAGTTACCGCTCCCCTGACTGCCTTCGGCTGCTTCAGAAAACAATTCCCAATCGCGGTTGCCCTTTTGACTTTCAACCAAATGAACGCCACCCATGCGTTGTTCCGCCAGGGTACCTGGAGCTTTGTTTGCAGGTGCATTCTCACCAAGCTCTGCCAATTCTTTTTTTCTTTTTTCTTGGAGTTCGACACGAGCTTGCACTTGAGCGTCATCGTCGTGTTCGAGTTTTTTAGGAAATACGATTAGAACCTCAACGAACAATAAAACTAAAAGTACTGCAAAGATGAGGTTCTTGAACTTAGCCATGGATCGATTCTACCCAAATTATTGGGTAGAAGTCGACTGGTTAGAGTTTTTGGTCACTGCGAAATTAATTTCGCCAGCGCCCGCTTCTGTCACCGTGAACATAACTTTCTTCACCGTGAGGTAATCGATACCTTTATCGGCTTGAATAGTTACTTTGCTCCATGCATTAGCATCTTCAGTGTTTTGACCTTTAGTCTGATCAACAGCATCTTTGATTCTATTTTGCAGTTTTGCTTCGTAATCAGCTTTGCTTTTTGCCAAAGCAGCCGTCAATTGTTCTTTCAACTTTGGAATATTCCAGTCATCTGCGCCTGTTGCTTGAACTTCTGCAAATGTTGCTACTGGGTCCTTATCCAAAACGATCTCTTTGTTAGAGATTGTTACGACGTGAGCCGGCTTTAATTCTTTAACACTCGATGCCTTCGGAAGCGTCACTTCTTTTGGCATGTAAAGGATTTCGCCCGTCGTATTATAGTTTTGAAGAAGGAAGATAACGAGAACCGTGAACATGTCGACCATCGCTGTCAAAGACAGAACTGCCGTCACTCCACGCTTCCCTTTTTTCTTACTTAAAATATTGTGATAACGATGTCTTTCGCCTGGTCTAAAGATTGCCATTATTGAGGCGCTCCTGTTGCGACTGAAATCGCACTAAATCCTGCGGTTAAGCAGTTATCCATTGTTTTGATCAACTGATCGTATGGCAATTCATCTGCCATGGTCAAAATCGCGTCGACTTTCTCAGGGTAAATTTGTTTAACCCTTTGAAGTTGAGCGATAAGGCCAGCATCGTCAAATTGTCCGCCTTGCATAGGAAGACTGATGACTTGTTTCCCAACAGTTAAAACATAACCAACAGGCTTCACGTCCACCTTCAACACCACATCCGCATTTGGCGGAGGAGTCGGATTTGGCTGAGTGTCGGATTTCTTACCGTACAAGGAACTTCCAATTTGAATCATAGAGATCTGAGTCCAAACGGCAGTGATCAAGAGGAACGTAATAAGTACGCTCATCAAGTCAATAACAGGCACGAGATTCAACTCGATATTTTTCTGCCTGCCACCGGATTTGCCCTCTTCTATGTGAGCCATGCTAACCTCTAAACTTATCTAAAAAATTAATCTCTGATTTTTTCTCTGTTTGCTACTACTAGATTCAAAAGAGACATGCTTGTTTCAACAACTTCATTCTCTGTTTTTTGAATACGATGTTGGAACAAACCGTATGCAACGATACACACGATAGAAACTAAAAGACCGAACGCAGTACAGTTTAGGGCATGCGAGATACCTTTTGAAAGTTCCAAAGCTTTTGTAGCAGGGTCCGCCGCCGCAACTGCACGGAAGGAACCGATCATACCGATGATTGTACCAAGTAGACCCGCAAGTACCGAGATATTACCGAAAACTGCAAGGAAGGAAACCCAACCTTCAACTTTTGGCATCTCTCTCATAACTGCTGCATCCATTGCCACTTGAATTTCTTCATCGGGGCGTTTGTTCATTGCTTGTACTAGGCCCGCTTTAACTGTGTTCGTTAAAGCTGCTGGACGAGCATCGCAATAAGAGATTGCTTGGCGAAGATCACCAGCTACTACCATGCGGAAGATTTGATCTGTGAATTCTTTTTTATCCACGTTCAAATTTTTAAGTTTCATAATTCTATCCACGATAACGATGATAGACATGATCGCGATTGCCGCGATGATGTACATCACAATACCGCCTTCAGAGAAAGCGCGTTGGATAAAATTCATATTGTCGCCTGTTGCAACTTGCATTGCTGCGTTAGTTGCTGACTGTGTTGCTGCTGCTGCTGCGTCTGTTGGGTTCACGAAAACTCCTCCTGTAGAGTAACTTTAATTCTTAATTTATTAAATCTATTGTTGGTTCAAAACGAATGGATAAGCTTCGATCACTGCCACTAAACCTGCTGGAGGCTCAGGGAATGTCCAACTTGCCAAACGATCTCTGATACAGTTTTCAACACCTTTATCACCCAGTGTTGAGCTCTTCACTTTCACGTTGCGGGCCTGACCTTGTGCTACGATTTCCCATCCCAAGATAACTTTACCTTCAAGACGAGTTCCCTTAGCTTTCGTATTCAAAGCTCTTTCGTAACAGCTTTTTACTTCGTGAAGCTTCGCGCGAATAACACGACGAATAGCTTCTTTGTCGATAGTACCGTCGAAAGATTCTTCCATACCGCCACCTTCGATGGCCACTTGGGATTTCGAACAGAAACCTTCAGAGGCACCGTAAGCAGATTGACCTGACCCACGACCTTTAGTTCCGACACCCGCGATACCTTGTGTCGCAGTTCCTTTACCGCCGGCACCTGAATCTTTGAACTTAGAACCTAAGTCGTCACCGGCTCTGTTTTCATTAAAGCCTGACGTACCGGTCGCCTTGTCGGCCATACCTAATACTTCACCTTGGCCAGAGTAAGCTTGATCAATCTTCCCACGGTTACCACCGCCACCGAAGGCGCTGAATAGACCCACTTTAGAAAGGTCTTTGTTCTTGGATTGAGCATTCGCACTTGCCGTCTCACCCATTTTCACTGCGCCACCTTGGCGAGTTGATGTGAACTTTTTAGTACGATCTTTAGTTTCTTTAGGCGCAACTTCACTAGCTTTTGCTGCTTGTTGAGCTTTTTGAGAAACCTGCGGCTTGTTCTCTGGCTTTTTCTCTTGTGCCTTCTTATCGTTATCGTTCACCACCACTTTTTTAGGTGTTGGTGTCGGAGTCGGCTGCTGCACC is a window of Bdellovibrio sp. SKB1291214 DNA encoding:
- a CDS encoding MotA/TolQ/ExbB proton channel family protein produces the protein MNPTDAAAAATQSATNAAMQVATGDNMNFIQRAFSEGGIVMYIIAAIAIMSIIVIVDRIMKLKNLNVDKKEFTDQIFRMVVAGDLRQAISYCDARPAALTNTVKAGLVQAMNKRPDEEIQVAMDAAVMREMPKVEGWVSFLAVFGNISVLAGLLGTIIGMIGSFRAVAAADPATKALELSKGISHALNCTAFGLLVSIVCIVAYGLFQHRIQKTENEVVETSMSLLNLVVANREKIRD
- a CDS encoding 5'-nucleosidase, coding for MALPHESQGVFEGENIPVHYTGIGKVNAALTAMDVIHKTKCKVIINLGTAGSSKFKTHDLVEVSSFVQRDMDITPLGFKVGETPFDPIPGVIDLIPYFSELPHGVCSTGDNFETGTPRLPCDLVDMEGYAIAKVCRKMGVQLISLKYITDGADHNAHNDWAANLLPGAKKLLTFYKKMIASEDGAPA
- a CDS encoding ExbD/TolR family protein, with protein sequence MAHIEEGKSGGRQKNIELNLVPVIDLMSVLITFLLITAVWTQISMIQIGSSLYGKKSDTQPNPTPPPNADVVLKVDVKPVGYVLTVGKQVISLPMQGGQFDDAGLIAQLQRVKQIYPEKVDAILTMADELPYDQLIKTMDNCLTAGFSAISVATGAPQ
- the rpoN gene encoding RNA polymerase factor sigma-54, encoding MALRQTMNLSQSLVITPQLQQAIKLLQMSRMELESAVRSELEENPILEEAEQLKEEDLQRTKEASDEVAGEGSAESTNDQISQDPQKQDEFEWESYIEQNQKPPQSGMSGSEEIMNYENVITASQTLHDHLYWQVKMNGFSEEEERAADAIIGAIDDDGYFKVPMEQLAEEEKIDKDLLEDTLTLIHEFDPPGVGARDLKECLLIQAKHLEEDTHDLVNLINNHLKDLEKKNYEAIAKALGRDIEDVVDMCKIIYAMDPKPGRAFVSSETHYVTPDVYVYKVGDDYVVSLNEDGLPRLKISNFYKNMLKSGKTTGDKTQDYIQEKLRSAVWLIKSIHQRQRTIYKVAESIVKHQRDFFEKGSEHLKPMVLRDIANDIGMHESTVSRVTTAKYVHTPQGIYELKYFFNSGIASGDGDSLASESVKVKIKDLVAKEDPKNPLSDQKIVDLLKTDGIQIARRTVAKYRDVLKILPSSQRKKYF
- the lptC gene encoding LPS export ABC transporter periplasmic protein LptC, whose amino-acid sequence is MAKFKNLIFAVLLVLLFVEVLIVFPKKLEHDDDAQVQARVELQEKRKKELAELGENAPANKAPGTLAEQRMGGVHLVESQKGNRDWELFSEAAEGSQGSGNWKLKKVRVFFYNKEKVEFTATGDEGVIDANSKDLSIKGNVITRSENGYVFKTPTISYAATKREILSPEEVYMEGPRDKTGGGLIVKGRSMQVLVDQSKMLIREKVSATKAMNDGKRFDVVADGAEFSGKSNMARFLGTVRMNYDGMRLEGPEASFLYDRGTNLLSSISILGGVKVSDADKFATADVVNLDLLANKYVFKGRPKVIQNNDELSGEEIIFLEGGKKVKVERVRAKMDNKENK
- the hpf gene encoding ribosome hibernation-promoting factor, HPF/YfiA family, producing the protein MKLNTTFKHLDHSDSLVTYTEQRMDEIGQFLLRDGYGTVYFSKTKNEFCVEISVNTREKYFKASAFGVDAYGAVDSCVDKLEKQFLKVAKMVKDHKKPELSKEGRLNQLMRVRKAA
- a CDS encoding adenine phosphoribosyltransferase; amino-acid sequence: MDLKKLIRDVPNFPKEGILFRDMSPLLQSPEALNFVSKNLVNGVDLSKIQYFAGIESRGFILASHMAAIHGKGFLPIRKAGKLPPPTKKISYALEYGTAEIELPVGGGNIMIVDDVLATGGTLQAAIDLSTLAGYTVQSVAVLVNLTFLNQMKFNGKEVYSLVQY
- the lptB gene encoding LPS export ABC transporter ATP-binding protein — protein: MSILTIKDISKSFKKRKVVDGASFSVESGQVVGLLGPNGAGKTTSFYMVVGIVQPDRGSIRLDEDDITKEPMYKRARVGLSYLAQEPSIFRKLTVAENITVALEAHGFSGAQRAERLELLISELRIGHIRDSYGYALSGGERRRVEIARALAGEPKFLLLDEPFAGIDPIAVGDIQNIIRELKAKGIGVLITDHNVRETLGICDYAYILKDGQIQVSGSADEITNSEIARKFYLGENFRL
- a CDS encoding ExbD/TolR family protein, with the protein product MAIFRPGERHRYHNILSKKKGKRGVTAVLSLTAMVDMFTVLVIFLLQNYNTTGEILYMPKEVTLPKASSVKELKPAHVVTISNKEIVLDKDPVATFAEVQATGADDWNIPKLKEQLTAALAKSKADYEAKLQNRIKDAVDQTKGQNTEDANAWSKVTIQADKGIDYLTVKKVMFTVTEAGAGEINFAVTKNSNQSTSTQ